The Brassica napus cultivar Da-Ae chromosome C7, Da-Ae, whole genome shotgun sequence genome has a segment encoding these proteins:
- the LOC106390387 gene encoding nuclear transport factor 2-like isoform X2, producing MTPVSNAPSVDAQIVGNAFVQKYYTHLYEKPAEVYKFYLEESVLGRPGVGGEMVSVKSLKAINDQIMSVDYQNSKIQILTADSQASLKSAVVTLVAGLVIGKDGERKSFTQSFFLVPQNGSYFVLNDVFRYVSDVFVAPEAAKEAEVEAEVEESPKETVSEPAKEVVEPAAKATNEEKVVNGNSNLPKAAAEAKPQEDAGPKKSFAVIAAQSGAQINAKASPVKPKPVEKPRIAPQAEAPAPVATPPTKAPSAKTTQQPAQCGSIFVANLPMDATPEQLFETFKGFGAIRRGGIQVRSYTEQRNCFGFVAFENSESIKNVFKAHNESPIFIGNRRASIEEKRVNNNENGGRAYARNNGNNRNENGYRKDGYRPRGNGGRGSGRNGPERQSGDAKASQNGHGNAQAKN from the exons ATGACACCTGTATCAAACGCTCCATCAGTGGATGCACAAATCGTAGGAAACGCCTTCGTTCAGAAGTACTACACCCACCTTTATGAAAAGCCCGCTGAAGTTTACAAGTTCTATCTCGAGGAGAGTGTGCTTGGAAGGCCTGGTGTTGGTGGAGAAATGGTTTCTGTCAAGTCATTGAAA GCTATTAATGATCAGATAATGTCCGTGGACTACCAAAACTCGAAGATCCAGATTCTGACTGCTGATTCCCAAGCGTCTTTGAAGAGCGCAGTTGTGACTCTGGTCGCTGGTTTAGTGATCGGCAAAGACGGAGAGAGGAAGAGTTTTACTCAGTCTTTCTTCCTTGTGCCGCAGAATGGAAGCTACTTTGTTCTCAACGATGTCTTTAGGTACGTTTCTGATGTGTTTGTTGCACCAGAAGCTGCCAAGGAGGCCGAGGTTGAGGCCGAGGTCGAGGAGAGTCCAAAAGAAACTGTCTCTG AGCCTGCGAAAGAAGTTGTGGAGCCGGCTGCTAAAGCTACAAATGAGGAGAAAGTTGTGAACGGAAACAGCAACTTACCTAAAGCTGCTGCTGAAGCAAAACCTCAAGAGGACGCTGGTCCCAAGAAATCCTTTGCAGTAATT GCTGCTCAAAGCGGCGCTCAGATCAATGCTAAAGCTTCACCTGTAAAGCCTAAACCTGTTGAGAAGCCGAGAATTGCTCCTCAGGCCGAAGCTCCTGCCCCTGTAGCTACTCCTCCGACCAAAGCCCCTTCTGCTAAAACCACTCAACAACCCGCTCAATGTGGTTCCATATTCGTTGCAAACTTGCCTATGGATGCGACTCCAGAGCAACTGTTTGAAACATTTAAAGGCTTTGGAGCTATTAGAAGAGGCGGCATCCAAGTCAGAAGCTACACG GAACAAAGAAACTGTTTTGGGTTTGTGGCCTTTGAAAATAGTGAATCGATCAAAAATGTCTTCAAG GCTCACAACGAATCTCCAATTTTTATCGGAAACAGAAGAGCATCTATTGAAGAAAAACGAG TCAACAACAATGAGAATGGTGGAAGAGCCTATGCGCGGAACAATGGCAACAATAGGAATGAGAATGGTTACAGAAAGGACGGGTATAGACCTCGGGGCAATGGTGGAAGAGGCTCCGGGAGAAATGGGCCGGAGAGACAGAGCGGTGATGCTAAAGCTTCTCAGAACGGTCATGGCAATGCTCAGGCCAAAAACTAG
- the LOC106396664 gene encoding asparagine synthetase domain-containing protein 1, with product MCGIAVIVCGVRIELSTLSSPSEPPFERLQFSVEDVKSALSQRGPDSVGEKKILLQPTCAQEPVTLSFFEATEEAYKLENTTTSGELHFIGSTLQLRGTTPIIQPLVDSSGNILAYNGEVFGGIELTSYDNDTEVLLKSLAKANSLVPDVLSMIKGPWAIIYWQESSRTLWFGKDAFGRRSLLVHWPTVEDPRFLLSSVSPASSVANGSGLDSENGDSIHRFWEELPCGVYSMSFRVSESGVCIHGEVTKHEWRNNMWKELIEWERNLVLPRPEEDLSMSSIQEEKDNAISTFSGFAQTVLVVLKESVRRQTSLHSIFQGEKEVVPVAVLFSGGLDSMILAALLDQCLDPKYEVDLLNVSFDGPNAPDRISAKAGIKELKQIAPLRRWKLVEIDADLAKLTIETKRVMSLINPADTYMDLNIGTALWLAARGDGWIHEESDNQEDSQRIRYKSNARILLVGAGADEQCAGYGRHRTKYRNGSWGALDKEMKLDMQRIWKRNLGRDDRCIADNGKEGRFPFLDEDVIKTLLDIPLWEIADLEKPSGTGDKKILRQVAKLLGLHEVAKMPKRAIQFGSRIARESNRKNFGSNRAANQASAGSLRFNAP from the exons ATGTGCGGGATTGCAGTTATAGTGTGCGGCGTCCGTATCGAACTCTCGACGCTTTCTTCTCCCTCGGAGCCTCCTTTCGAACGA TTACAATTCTCTGTTGAAGATGTGAAATCTGCGTTAAGCCAAAGAGGTCCTGATAGTGTAGGCGAAAAGAAGATTCTTCTTCAACCAACTTGTGCTCAAGAACCTGTTACACTCTCTTTTTTTGAGGCTACTGAAGAAGCTTATAAGCTTGAGAATACTACTACTTCCGGTGAATTGCATTTTATAGGTTCCACATTGCAGCTTAGAGGAACTACTCCTATAATCCAGCCATTGGTTGATTCTTCTGGAAACATTCTTGCTTACAACG GAGAAGTATTTGGAGGAATTGAACTCACTAGCTATGATAATGATACTGAAGTTCTTTTGAAGTCTTTAGCGAAGGCAAATTCCTTGGTTCCAGATGTTCTTTCAATGATTAAAGGCCCCTGGGCCATTATATATTGGCAG GAAAGCTCAAGAACGCTATGGTTTGGTAAAGATGCTTTTGGTCGGAGGAGCCTCCTTGTTCACTGGCCAACTGTGGAAGACCCTCGTTTTCTCCTATCGTCTGTTTCACCAGCTTCTTCCGTTGCTAACGGCTCTG GATTGGATTCTGAAAATGGTGATAGCATTCATAGATTTTGGGAAGAGCTTCCATGTGGAGTGTACAGCATGTCTTTTCGGGTTTCAGAATCCGGTGTATGTATACATGGTGAAGTCACAAAGCACGAGTGGAGAAATAACATGTGGAAAGAGTTGATTGAATGGGAAAGGAATTTAGTTTTACCAAGACCTGAAGAAGATCTATCAATGTCTTCAATTCAAGAAGAGAAAGACAATGCTATTTCAACGTTTTCAG GATTTGCGCAGACAGTTTTGGTTGTTCTAAAGGAATCAGTGAGGCGGCAAACTTCACTACATAGCATTTTTCAG GGAGAAAAAGAAGTTGTTCCAGTAGCTGTTCTTTTCTCTGGTGGATTGGATTCTATGATTCTCGCTGCACTCTTGGATCAGTGCCTTGAtccaaaat atGAAGTTGATCTCCTTAATGTTAGTTTTGATGGTCCTAATGCTCCTGATAGGATCTCCGCCAAGGCTGGAATAAAGGAACTTAAACAGATTGCACCCTTGAGAAG GTGGAAGCTTGTCGAGATTGATGCTGATCTGGCAAAGCTAACCATCGAGACAAAGCGTGTTATGTCACTCATAAACCCCGCAGATACTTACATG GACCTTAACATAGGAACAGCACTCTGGCTAGCTGCTCGAGGTGATGGTTGGATTCACGAAGAAAGTGACAATCAAGAAGATAGCCAACGAATTAGATATAAGTCTAATGCTAGAATATTGCTTGTTGGCGCTGGTGCTGATGAACAATGTGCTGGTTATGGTAGACACAGAACAAAATATAGAAACGGgag CTGGGGTGCGTTGGATAAAGAAATGAAATTGGATATGCAGAGAATTTGGAAAAGAAATTTGGGTCGAGATGATCGATGCATTGCAGATAATGGTAAagag GGGCGTTTCCCTTTCTTGGATGAGGATGTGATAAAGACTCTCCTTGACATTCCCTTGTGGGAAATTGCTGATCTTGAGAAACCAAGTGGGACGGGAGACAAGAAGATTCTTAGACAG GTTGCAAAGTTGCTTGGTTTACATGAAGTAGCAAAGATGCCTAAGAGAGCAATACAG TTTGGGTCGAGAATAGCTCGTGAATCAAATAGGAAGAACTTTGGAAGTAACCGAGCTGCTAACCAGGCCTCTGCCGGGAGCTTGAGATTCAACGCACCGTGA
- the LOC106390387 gene encoding nuclear transport factor 2-like isoform X1 — MTPVSNAPSVDAQIVGNAFVQKYYTHLYEKPAEVYKFYLEESVLGRPGVGGEMVSVKSLKAINDQIMSVDYQNSKIQILTADSQASLKSAVVTLVAGLVIGKDGERKSFTQSFFLVPQNGSYFVLNDVFRYVSDVFVAPEAAKEAEVEAEVEESPKETVSAEPAKEVVEPAAKATNEEKVVNGNSNLPKAAAEAKPQEDAGPKKSFAVIAAQSGAQINAKASPVKPKPVEKPRIAPQAEAPAPVATPPTKAPSAKTTQQPAQCGSIFVANLPMDATPEQLFETFKGFGAIRRGGIQVRSYTEQRNCFGFVAFENSESIKNVFKAHNESPIFIGNRRASIEEKRVNNNENGGRAYARNNGNNRNENGYRKDGYRPRGNGGRGSGRNGPERQSGDAKASQNGHGNAQAKN; from the exons ATGACACCTGTATCAAACGCTCCATCAGTGGATGCACAAATCGTAGGAAACGCCTTCGTTCAGAAGTACTACACCCACCTTTATGAAAAGCCCGCTGAAGTTTACAAGTTCTATCTCGAGGAGAGTGTGCTTGGAAGGCCTGGTGTTGGTGGAGAAATGGTTTCTGTCAAGTCATTGAAA GCTATTAATGATCAGATAATGTCCGTGGACTACCAAAACTCGAAGATCCAGATTCTGACTGCTGATTCCCAAGCGTCTTTGAAGAGCGCAGTTGTGACTCTGGTCGCTGGTTTAGTGATCGGCAAAGACGGAGAGAGGAAGAGTTTTACTCAGTCTTTCTTCCTTGTGCCGCAGAATGGAAGCTACTTTGTTCTCAACGATGTCTTTAGGTACGTTTCTGATGTGTTTGTTGCACCAGAAGCTGCCAAGGAGGCCGAGGTTGAGGCCGAGGTCGAGGAGAGTCCAAAAGAAACTGTCTCTG CAGAGCCTGCGAAAGAAGTTGTGGAGCCGGCTGCTAAAGCTACAAATGAGGAGAAAGTTGTGAACGGAAACAGCAACTTACCTAAAGCTGCTGCTGAAGCAAAACCTCAAGAGGACGCTGGTCCCAAGAAATCCTTTGCAGTAATT GCTGCTCAAAGCGGCGCTCAGATCAATGCTAAAGCTTCACCTGTAAAGCCTAAACCTGTTGAGAAGCCGAGAATTGCTCCTCAGGCCGAAGCTCCTGCCCCTGTAGCTACTCCTCCGACCAAAGCCCCTTCTGCTAAAACCACTCAACAACCCGCTCAATGTGGTTCCATATTCGTTGCAAACTTGCCTATGGATGCGACTCCAGAGCAACTGTTTGAAACATTTAAAGGCTTTGGAGCTATTAGAAGAGGCGGCATCCAAGTCAGAAGCTACACG GAACAAAGAAACTGTTTTGGGTTTGTGGCCTTTGAAAATAGTGAATCGATCAAAAATGTCTTCAAG GCTCACAACGAATCTCCAATTTTTATCGGAAACAGAAGAGCATCTATTGAAGAAAAACGAG TCAACAACAATGAGAATGGTGGAAGAGCCTATGCGCGGAACAATGGCAACAATAGGAATGAGAATGGTTACAGAAAGGACGGGTATAGACCTCGGGGCAATGGTGGAAGAGGCTCCGGGAGAAATGGGCCGGAGAGACAGAGCGGTGATGCTAAAGCTTCTCAGAACGGTCATGGCAATGCTCAGGCCAAAAACTAG